In Streptococcus gallolyticus subsp. gallolyticus DSM 16831, the sequence TGGTAGAACACGAAAGTCAAAGAACTATACTAGGTAGTCCGAAGGAATTTGCCCATCGCTACATGCTGGGCCTATACCGTATTGTTGACATTATTACAAAACGCTTTCCTGACTTGTTGATTGAAAACTGTTCAAGTGGTGGTGGTCGACTTGATTATGGAATGCTCTACTATTTCCCACAGACTTGGGCAAGTGATAATACAGATGGATTTGACCGTCAGTCTATACAAGGCGGAGTAAGTTATCTATTCCACCCTTATCAAATTACTGGGCATGTTTCTGTCACTCCCAATCATCAAACCCAGCGACATACGCCATTTCAGACTCGTCTTGATTTGGCATCTGCAACCAATATGGGCTACGAATTGAATCTTCTTGAGTTTTCTGAGGAAGAAGAGAAACGAGTTGCTGAGCATATTAAGGAATATAAGCAACGACGTAACCTTATCAAACACGGTAATTTCTACCGCTTAATGTCTCCTTTTACCAATGATCAAACTACATGGCTTTTCGAGAGTCAAGATAAATCTCAGTATCAACTAATTGCTTTCAATAATATCTTCAAGGTTTCTAAACAACACTTTATATTAAAGATTCCATATCTCGACCATGATGCAAACTACGTTGACCAGTTTGGAAGAGAATTTTCAGGAGCAGAATTGGCTTACTCTGGTATTCATATTCCATTTGGAGCTAGTGATTTTCAGTCATATATTTTGGAATTGTCAGTCGTAAAATAACTTACTGTCACTACTGATTAAATGCAGAAAACGACCCCATTATGATTGCAGAATTACATGAAAAATGCTCCTCGGCGATTCCTACTATCAAATGAATAAGATACTTAACCGAGTCAAAATTCTGACTTGGTTTTTCTTATAGAAAAAAGATCTGAGATTGATTCTCAAATCTTTTCTAGTTTGGTTCTATTTTCTTCTTGGTTTCAAGGCAGACAATCCATGGGTTTTGACTGTCTGAAGAAGATATGGCCAGGCATTTCGACTAATCTTGATGCTTCTTCCCTTGGCCAAACGCTTCATCTGTGCTTCGTAATAACTCACACCGATAATAGGACCTAGCGTCTTATCAAGCTTTGGAAGTCCTGTTGTTAGGCGTGGTGTTGACAGCTGAAAATCACTGTCTTCTCGGTAGTCTTTGACGAGACTTGGGCGCACGACAAAGGGTCTGGCAAGACCAATCATTGATACTCCCTCCTCAATCGCTTCTTCCATTTGAGTGACCCTACGAAAACCACCTGTTGACACAATGGGAACTGAAGTAAGGTCTGCTAAGGTGGCTGCATAAGTGAGAAAGCCAGCACCACTCTCGTATTCACCACCAAAGACAGGAGTTTCATAATTACCACCTGAAATTTCAATCAGGTCAATGCCCAGCTCAGACATACGCTTTACCACATATTTGCAATCCTCAAAACCAAATCCTTCTTCTTTAAAGTCAGAAGCATTTAATTTCAAGGCAATGGTAAAATCAGGTCCCACTTTTTCACGAAGTCCTTGGTAGATTTCAACGAGAAACCTCAGGCGATTGTCTAGACTACCTCCGTAAAAATCTGTTCGCTGATTATCAGCAGGTGAGAGGAATTGATTGATCAGATAACCATGAGCAGCGTGCAATTGCACCCCTGCAAATCCAGCGGCTTTTGCACGTACGCCTGCTGCAATAAATTTATCTCTCGCCTCCTTTATCTCAAAAACAGTCATCTCTCTTGGCGGACGAAAGGCAGAAGCTGAATTACCTGAAATCGGAATAGCACTAGGTGCAATCGGTATTTGATTGATTGACCGATACATCTGTTTCCCAGGATGATTGAGTTGAAGCCAGATTGGTACACCTTTTTTTTGTCCAACTGCCGCCCATTTCTGAAATCGATTCAA encodes:
- a CDS encoding NADH:flavin oxidoreductase/NADH oxidase family protein, with translation MSKILLDGLTLPNGQYLENRFFKSAMSETMADRQQTPSDDLLALYDYWSKQDIGVLVTGNVMVDGRYLGEPGNVVLDSDAHLNRFQKWAAVGQKKGVPIWLQLNHPGKQMYRSINQIPIAPSAIPISGNSASAFRPPREMTVFEIKEARDKFIAAGVRAKAAGFAGVQLHAAHGYLINQFLSPADNQRTDFYGGSLDNRLRFLVEIYQGLREKVGPDFTIALKLNASDFKEEGFGFEDCKYVVKRMSELGIDLIEISGGNYETPVFGGEYESGAGFLTYAATLADLTSVPIVSTGGFRRVTQMEEAIEEGVSMIGLARPFVVRPSLVKDYREDSDFQLSTPRLTTGLPKLDKTLGPIIGVSYYEAQMKRLAKGRSIKISRNAWPYLLQTVKTHGLSALKPRRK